A portion of the Suricata suricatta isolate VVHF042 chromosome 11, meerkat_22Aug2017_6uvM2_HiC, whole genome shotgun sequence genome contains these proteins:
- the TMPRSS5 gene encoding transmembrane protease serine 5: protein MSLTPDGQAHVEPQYAEKGPGPAAFRAEAGDLLRRPEAQQHPSSRAGRWCSGRRGGVALGALALLAGAGVGSWLLVLYLWPATSQPAPGDLQDEERPLGCPEASGEEAPPPSIHRTVSFRINPEGFLLAVQLRSRPDWLLVCQEGWSSALGARICQSLGRLRLTHHEAVNLSDIQLNSSQGFAQLSPGLGGFLEEVWQPRDGCASGQIVSLRCSECGTRPLASRIVGRQAVAPGRWPWQASVALGSRHACGGSVLAPRWVVTAAHCMHSFRLSRLSSWRVRAGLVSHSAVGPHQEAAVERIIPHPLYSTQNHDYDIALLQLRTPLNFSDTVGAVCLPAEEQHFPRGSQCWVSGWGHTHPSHAHNSDTLRDTAVPLLGTRLCNSSCMYGGALTPRMLCAGHADGRADACQGDSGGPLVCRDGGTWHLVGVVSWGRGCAEPHHPGVYAKVSKFLDWIRDTVRVR, encoded by the exons agcctgacgccggaTGGCCAAGCCCACGTGGAGCCTCAGTACGCAGAGAAGGGCCCAGGACCTGCAGCCTtcagagcagaggcaggagacCTCCTTCGGAGGCCCGAGGCCCAGCAGCATCCCA gCTCCCGGGCGGGGCGCTGGTGCTCCGGGCGGCGTGGCGGCGTGGCGCTGGGCGCCCTGGCCCTGCTGGCTGGAGCAGGCGTCGGCTCGTGGCTTCTCG TGCTGTATCTGTGGCCAGCCACTTCTCAGCCGGCTCCCGGGGACTTGCAGGATGAGGAGAGGCCCCTGGGCTGCCCAGAGGCCAGCGGGGAGGAGGCCCCGCCCCCCTCGATTCACAGAACAG TATCTTTCAGAATAAACCCTGAGGGCTTCCTGCTGGCGGTACAGCTGAGGTCCAGGCCGGACTGGCTCCTGGTGTGCCAGGAGGGCTGGAGCTCCGCCCTGGGGGCGCGCATCTGCCAGAGCCTGGGGCGGCTCAG ACTCACTCACCACGAGGCAGTGAACCTGTCTGACATCCAGCTCAACAGCTCGCAGGGGTTTGCTCAGCTCTCTCCAGGactgggaggcttcctggaggaggtgtggcAGCCCAG GGACGGCTGTGCTTCTGGACAAATCGTTTCCCTCAGATGCTCTG AGTGTGGCACGAGGCCCCTTGCATCCCGGATCGTCGGCAGGCAGGCCGTGGCTCCCGGGCGCTGGCCCTGGCAGGCCAGTGTGGCCCTGGGCTCCCGGCACGCATGCGGGGGCTCCGTGCTGGCCCCACGCTGGGTGGTGACGGCCGCACACTGCATGCACAG TTTCAGGCTATCCCGGCTGTCCAGCTGGCGGGTGCGCGCAGGGCTGGTCAGCCACAGTGCCGTCGGGCCGCACCAGGAGGCTGCGGTGGAGCGGATCATCCCTCACCCCCTCTACAGCACCCAGAATCACGACTACGACATCGCCCTCCTGCAGCTCCGGACCCCGCTCAACTTCTCGG ACACCGTGGGTGCTGTGTGCCTGCCGGCCGAGGAGCAGCATTTTCCGAGGGGCTCACAGTGCTGGGTGTCTGGCTGGGGCCACACCCACCCCAGCCACG CCCACAACTCAGACACGCTGCGGGACACGGCGGTGCCCCTGCTGGGCACGCGGCTCTGCAACAGCTCCTGCATGTACGGCGGCGCCCTCACCCCCCGCATGCTGTGTGCGGGCCACGCGGACGGCAGGGCGGATGCGTGCCag GGTGACAGCGGGGGCCCACTGGTGTGCCGGGACGGGGGCACGTGGCACTTGGTGGGGGTGGTCAGCTGGGGCCGCGGCTGCGCGGAGCCCCATCACCCCGGCGTCTACGCCAAGGTTTCCAAGTTCCTGGACTGGATCCGTGACACTGTGAGG